In Oleiharenicola lentus, the following are encoded in one genomic region:
- a CDS encoding FHA domain-containing protein, whose amino-acid sequence MTPLPQAWLEMADGRMLWLDKGVSTLGRGASNTHVLDLPGISRSHAMVQPGPGGGHLLADLRSTNGTYHNGLRLEQTVRLRDGDKIELGDVVLVYRCQQGSGGSADAGATSVMIHSGKCWLLMLDIIGFTSHTQKVGAEAATEDFKKWLEQVRPILVRAGCTINAYLGDAVFAYWRHDKHPYAKVATAMRELVALQPSSPRPFRILLHFGNVRISGGLQGENLAGSDVIYLFRIEKSTKPLGSTCVLSEAAAESLALTETARNLGRHAVTDYEGTHGFYSLEA is encoded by the coding sequence ATGACGCCCCTGCCCCAAGCTTGGCTGGAGATGGCCGACGGCCGCATGCTGTGGCTGGACAAGGGCGTCAGCACGCTCGGCCGCGGCGCAAGCAACACGCATGTGCTGGACTTGCCCGGCATCTCCCGCAGCCACGCCATGGTCCAGCCCGGCCCCGGTGGCGGCCACCTCCTGGCGGACCTCCGCAGCACCAATGGCACCTACCACAACGGCCTCCGCCTCGAGCAGACCGTCCGGCTGCGCGACGGCGACAAGATCGAGCTGGGCGACGTCGTGCTCGTTTACCGCTGCCAGCAGGGCTCGGGCGGCTCGGCCGACGCCGGCGCGACCTCCGTCATGATCCACTCGGGCAAGTGCTGGCTGCTGATGCTCGACATCATCGGTTTCACCTCCCACACGCAGAAAGTCGGCGCCGAGGCCGCGACCGAGGATTTCAAGAAATGGCTCGAGCAGGTGCGCCCCATTCTCGTGCGCGCCGGCTGCACGATCAACGCCTACCTCGGTGACGCCGTCTTTGCCTACTGGCGGCACGACAAGCACCCGTACGCCAAGGTCGCCACCGCGATGCGCGAGCTCGTCGCGCTCCAACCCTCCAGCCCGCGCCCCTTCCGCATTCTGCTCCATTTCGGCAACGTCCGCATCAGCGGCGGCCTGCAGGGCGAGAACCTCGCCGGCTCCGACGTGATCTACCTCTTCCGCATCGAGAAGTCCACGAAGCCGCTGGGCTCGACGTGCGTGCTCAGTGAGGCCGCCGCCGAATCCCTCGCCCTAACCGAGACCGCCCGCAACCTCGGCCGCCACGCCGTCACCGACTACGAAGGCACCCACGGCTTCTACAGTTTGGAGGCCTGA
- a CDS encoding DUF1501 domain-containing protein, with amino-acid sequence MSSSSRPLTRREFIGQASCAGVGSTALMSTLITLRLANSLAAQSTGTGGDYRALVCLFLAGGNDSFNMLVPTTSGEYEAYAKVRGNLAIAKETLLSITPGNLGGRTLGIHPSMTEVRDLFTTGRLAFVSNVGSLVRPTTLADVKAGRNLPLSLYSHADQIKQWQTCIPDQRTAIGWGGRAADIIRSLNGPSLVSMNISLSGQNVFLTGQQAFTYSVGSSGATALSGYSPTATNNLTATRSKGVQNLVDQSYRNLLEQTYADSTRDAIDSYYDFSAAVGTSTLTTPIPTGNSLANNLAMIARIIAANGRLGARRQIFFVQLGGWDHHDEVVENQLTMLRTVSQAVGFFNAALNETGYADRVTLFTASDFGRTLTSNGNGSDHAWGGNHLVMGGAVGGGKVYGDAAAGHYPDLQNLAAIDTGQGRLIPGVSVDEYARDLLTWFGVTAGDMDYVLPAFSSRFGGRPSLGLFSSPATAPTTPSTPTPPTTPSTPSTPSAPSTPSSGGGGGGGAASPLFLGALGALALARLRQKRQERLNAEQAAKPQT; translated from the coding sequence ATGAGCTCCTCTTCCCGCCCTCTCACGCGTCGCGAGTTCATCGGCCAGGCCAGCTGTGCCGGTGTCGGCTCGACGGCGCTGATGTCCACCTTGATCACGCTGCGCCTCGCCAACTCCCTTGCGGCGCAGAGCACCGGCACCGGCGGCGACTACCGGGCGCTGGTGTGCCTGTTCCTCGCCGGCGGCAACGACTCCTTCAACATGCTGGTGCCCACCACCAGCGGCGAATACGAAGCCTACGCCAAGGTCCGCGGCAACCTCGCCATCGCGAAGGAAACCCTGCTCTCCATCACCCCCGGGAATCTCGGCGGCCGCACGCTCGGCATCCATCCGTCGATGACGGAGGTGCGCGACCTCTTCACCACCGGACGCCTGGCCTTCGTGTCAAATGTCGGCTCGCTGGTCCGCCCGACGACGCTCGCCGACGTGAAGGCCGGCCGTAACCTGCCGCTCTCGCTCTATTCGCACGCCGACCAGATCAAGCAGTGGCAGACCTGCATCCCCGACCAGCGGACCGCCATCGGCTGGGGCGGCCGTGCGGCGGATATCATCCGTTCGCTCAACGGCCCGAGTTTGGTCTCGATGAACATCTCCCTTTCCGGGCAGAACGTGTTCCTCACCGGCCAGCAGGCCTTCACCTACTCGGTGGGTTCCTCCGGCGCCACGGCGCTCAGCGGCTACAGCCCGACCGCTACCAACAACCTGACGGCCACCCGATCCAAGGGCGTGCAGAACCTCGTGGACCAGAGCTACCGCAACCTGCTCGAGCAGACCTACGCCGACAGCACGCGCGACGCGATCGACTCCTACTACGACTTCTCCGCCGCCGTCGGCACCAGTACGCTGACCACGCCGATTCCCACCGGCAATTCCCTCGCCAACAACCTGGCCATGATCGCCCGCATCATCGCGGCCAACGGCCGCCTCGGCGCGCGCCGGCAGATCTTCTTCGTCCAACTCGGTGGCTGGGATCATCACGACGAGGTCGTCGAGAACCAGCTGACCATGTTGCGCACCGTCAGCCAGGCCGTTGGCTTCTTCAATGCGGCGCTCAACGAGACCGGCTACGCGGACCGGGTCACGCTCTTCACCGCCTCCGATTTCGGGCGCACGCTCACCTCCAACGGCAACGGCTCCGACCACGCCTGGGGTGGCAACCATCTCGTCATGGGCGGCGCCGTCGGCGGCGGGAAGGTCTATGGCGACGCTGCGGCCGGCCATTACCCCGACCTGCAGAACCTCGCGGCGATCGACACGGGTCAGGGCCGCTTGATCCCCGGCGTCTCGGTGGACGAATACGCGCGCGACTTGCTGACGTGGTTCGGCGTCACCGCCGGCGACATGGACTACGTGCTCCCGGCCTTCAGCAGCCGCTTCGGCGGCCGGCCCTCGCTCGGGCTTTTTTCCAGCCCGGCCACCGCGCCCACGACCCCGTCCACGCCGACGCCGCCAACCACACCCTCGACCCCGTCAACGCCGTCCGCGCCCTCCACGCCTTCCTCGGGTGGCGGTGGCGGCGGCGGCGCCGCGAGCCCGCTTTTCCTCGGTGCCCTCGGCGCGCTCGCCTTGGCGCGGCTGCGCCAGAAGCGGCAGGAGCGCCTCAATGCTGAGCAGGCGGCCAAGCCGCAGACCTGA
- a CDS encoding DUF1800 domain-containing protein: protein MLATVTLVTVRFVSRLVWLLICTPLLAQTVSPDTTLSADEQASRFLAQATFGPTTEAIAELRDLGYNYSAWIDREVAKPATFAVPVVTGALAAGQITSIGNAQNRRARNQVMISGNDQLRQRVAYALSQIFVISDNVSTISNAAEGSSSYYDMLLRGCFGSFRDLLMDVTRHPMMGRYLSHYRNRKANATTGTRPDENYARECMQLFSIGLYVLNPDGTYVTAAGGRPVEAYTNEQITEFARVFTGFTDEDNNPNSVGTGTGRVDFPRVSPANYTQPMEMWELQHDTGAKTLLSYPGVRKATLPAGQTGLQDVGDAIDNLVEHSNTGPFIGRLLIQRLVTSNPSDAYVGRVAAAFANNGRGQRGDMVAVIKAILLDAEARNLSFLTDPEHGKLREPFLRVTHLLRACRYKLSGTVLPYDFGSSISENTLGQFPLSSPSVFNFYLPDYQPAGPIGDAGLFAPEFQILNSVFGITTPNNLYNLIHTTAGGFSLDLAPQAAIADNAGSLVDNLDLLLTHGTLSTASREKILTAVNGITPAMVPSGSTLQLTRARMAAYLIVISPDFAVLK, encoded by the coding sequence ATGCTGGCGACTGTCACCCTCGTCACCGTGCGCTTCGTATCCCGTTTGGTTTGGCTGCTGATTTGCACTCCCTTGCTCGCCCAGACCGTGTCGCCCGACACCACGCTGAGCGCCGATGAGCAGGCCTCCCGTTTCCTCGCGCAGGCCACGTTCGGTCCCACCACCGAGGCGATCGCCGAGCTGCGCGATCTTGGTTACAACTACAGCGCCTGGATTGACCGCGAGGTGGCCAAGCCCGCGACCTTCGCCGTGCCGGTGGTCACGGGCGCCCTTGCCGCCGGGCAGATCACCTCGATCGGCAATGCCCAGAACCGCCGCGCCCGCAACCAGGTGATGATTTCCGGCAACGACCAGCTCCGGCAGCGCGTGGCCTATGCGCTCAGCCAGATTTTCGTCATCTCCGACAACGTCTCCACCATCAGCAACGCCGCGGAGGGTTCCAGCAGCTATTACGACATGTTGCTGCGGGGCTGCTTCGGCTCGTTCCGCGACCTGCTCATGGATGTCACGCGGCACCCGATGATGGGGCGTTACCTTTCGCACTACCGCAACCGCAAGGCCAACGCCACCACCGGCACCCGCCCCGACGAGAACTACGCGCGGGAGTGCATGCAGCTTTTCAGCATCGGCCTGTATGTGCTCAACCCCGACGGCACCTACGTGACCGCGGCGGGCGGCCGCCCGGTCGAGGCGTACACCAACGAGCAGATCACGGAGTTCGCGCGGGTCTTCACCGGCTTCACCGATGAGGACAACAATCCCAACTCCGTGGGCACCGGCACGGGGCGCGTCGATTTCCCGCGGGTCAGCCCGGCCAACTACACGCAGCCGATGGAGATGTGGGAGCTGCAGCACGACACCGGGGCCAAGACCCTGCTCAGCTACCCGGGCGTGCGCAAAGCCACCCTCCCCGCCGGGCAGACCGGCCTCCAGGATGTGGGCGACGCGATCGACAACCTCGTGGAGCATTCCAACACCGGGCCCTTCATCGGCCGCCTGCTCATCCAGCGGCTGGTCACCTCGAATCCCTCCGACGCCTACGTGGGCCGCGTGGCGGCGGCCTTTGCCAACAACGGCCGCGGCCAGCGCGGCGACATGGTGGCGGTGATCAAGGCCATCCTGCTCGACGCCGAGGCGCGCAACCTCTCGTTCCTCACCGATCCCGAGCACGGCAAGCTCCGCGAACCCTTCCTGCGCGTCACGCACCTGCTCCGCGCCTGCCGCTACAAGCTCTCGGGCACGGTGCTGCCCTACGACTTCGGCTCCTCGATCTCGGAGAACACGCTCGGGCAGTTCCCGCTGTCGTCGCCGTCGGTCTTCAATTTCTACCTGCCCGACTACCAGCCCGCCGGGCCGATCGGCGACGCCGGGCTCTTCGCGCCCGAGTTCCAGATCCTGAACTCCGTGTTCGGCATCACCACGCCGAACAACCTCTACAACCTCATCCACACCACCGCCGGCGGCTTCTCGCTCGACCTCGCGCCGCAGGCGGCGATTGCGGACAACGCCGGTTCCCTCGTGGACAACCTCGACCTGCTGCTGACCCACGGCACGCTCAGCACCGCGAGCCGCGAGAAGATCCTCACCGCCGTCAACGGCATCACCCCCGCGATGGTGCCTTCCGGGAGCACGCTGCAGCTGACCCGGGCCCGGATGGCAGCCTACCTCATCGTGATCTCCCCCGACTTTGCCGTGTTGAAGTGA
- the glgA gene encoding glycogen synthase GlgA: MVSLKILFVTPEVEPFVKVGGLADMVGALPKDLAALGHDVRVICPAYGSVKRVGEWQALPDPLGVDVGGAAQWARTWQTVLPGSAVPAYFLENHDHFARPEVYTGPWGAHADNDLRFAFLCRGALALCEQLGWHPDVIHCHDWTTGLLPVMLNSTLRDTPLGRAATVFTIHNLEHQGWVPERVVNFARLPWSEMARDGITSNGMVNLMKAGLYHSTKLSTVSPTYAGEIKTPEGGFGLDGVLRYRAGDLVGILNGIDDTSWDPARDRFLPAHYSAADLRGKAACKARLQERFGLEVRPELPVFGVVSRLASQKGLDLLADAMAGIMEKMAVQFVLLGNGDARLENDFNWAAGAYRGRFGAHIGFDGALARLIQAGSDFFVMPSRSEPCGLTQMYAMRYGTPPIVRATGGLVDTVENFNEGWPDGTGFVFRDASVEALTNTIGWACATWYDRRAEYAGLQQRGMAKDFSWRASAGHYVQLYRWAISARLGS; the protein is encoded by the coding sequence GTGGTTTCCCTGAAAATCCTCTTTGTCACTCCCGAGGTTGAGCCGTTCGTGAAGGTCGGCGGTTTGGCCGACATGGTGGGCGCGCTGCCCAAGGATCTGGCTGCCCTCGGCCACGATGTGCGCGTGATCTGTCCGGCTTATGGCTCGGTGAAGCGGGTGGGAGAGTGGCAGGCGTTGCCCGATCCGCTCGGGGTGGACGTGGGTGGGGCGGCGCAGTGGGCGCGCACCTGGCAAACCGTGCTGCCGGGCTCGGCGGTGCCGGCGTATTTCCTGGAGAACCACGACCACTTCGCCCGGCCCGAGGTCTATACCGGCCCCTGGGGCGCGCACGCCGACAACGACCTGCGCTTCGCTTTTCTCTGTCGCGGCGCCCTGGCCCTGTGCGAGCAGCTCGGCTGGCACCCCGATGTCATCCACTGTCACGATTGGACGACCGGCCTGCTGCCCGTGATGCTCAATTCCACCCTGCGTGACACCCCGCTCGGGCGTGCCGCGACGGTCTTCACCATTCACAACCTTGAGCACCAAGGCTGGGTGCCGGAGCGCGTCGTCAATTTTGCGCGGCTTCCGTGGAGCGAGATGGCCCGCGACGGCATCACGTCCAACGGCATGGTGAACCTGATGAAGGCGGGGCTCTATCACTCGACCAAGCTCTCCACCGTGAGCCCGACCTACGCCGGCGAGATCAAGACGCCCGAGGGCGGCTTCGGGCTCGACGGTGTGCTGCGTTACCGGGCCGGCGACCTCGTGGGCATTCTCAACGGCATCGACGACACCTCGTGGGACCCGGCGCGAGACCGCTTCCTGCCCGCGCACTACTCGGCCGCCGATCTGCGCGGCAAGGCCGCGTGCAAGGCCCGGCTGCAGGAGCGCTTCGGGCTCGAGGTGCGCCCCGAGTTGCCGGTATTCGGCGTCGTCTCGCGGCTCGCGTCGCAGAAGGGCCTCGACCTGCTGGCCGACGCCATGGCCGGCATCATGGAGAAGATGGCCGTGCAGTTTGTGCTCCTGGGCAACGGTGACGCCCGGCTCGAAAACGACTTCAACTGGGCCGCCGGCGCCTATCGCGGGCGCTTCGGCGCGCACATCGGCTTCGACGGCGCGCTGGCGCGGCTGATCCAGGCCGGCAGCGATTTCTTCGTGATGCCCAGCCGCTCCGAGCCCTGCGGCCTTACGCAGATGTATGCGATGCGCTACGGCACGCCGCCCATCGTGCGCGCCACCGGCGGCCTGGTGGACACGGTCGAGAACTTCAACGAAGGCTGGCCGGATGGCACGGGTTTCGTGTTCCGCGACGCCAGTGTCGAGGCGCTCACCAACACCATCGGCTGGGCCTGTGCGACGTGGTATGATCGCCGCGCCGAATACGCCGGCCTCCAGCAGCGCGGCATGGCCAAGGATTTTTCCTGGCGCGCCAGCGCCGGCCACTACGTGCAGCTCTACCGCTGGGCGATTTCCGCCCGCCTCGGCAGCTGA
- the pheA gene encoding prephenate dehydratase produces the protein MKKELAQIRTEIDAIDQKVVRLLNTRLKCAQKIGELKRGAKSRIYVAEREADVLRRVAAANTGPLKPAALQAIYREIMSAAISLEKPMCVAYLGPEATNTHAAALRKFGSSVDYRPMATIADIFTAVEKGEADYGVVPVENSTEGSVRDSLDLFVETPLKIVAELHQEIEHTLLSNEPLAKIKKVYSKDQALAQCRRWLQRHLPHAQLVDVDSTAYGVQIAAKEKGAAAIAPRLAGERYGVPVAATHIQDLKTNTSRFVFLGREASGSAGSGHDKTSLLVSLHHEPGALLHALAPFNRRKLNLTRIESRPSKLKPWDYIFFLDVTGHYDDPAMQAALKELSKKCPLVKWLGSYPVARK, from the coding sequence ATGAAGAAGGAACTCGCCCAGATTCGCACCGAGATCGACGCCATCGACCAAAAGGTCGTGCGGCTCCTCAACACGCGCCTGAAGTGCGCCCAGAAGATCGGCGAACTGAAGCGCGGCGCCAAGTCCCGCATCTACGTCGCCGAGCGCGAGGCCGACGTCCTTCGCCGCGTGGCCGCCGCCAACACCGGCCCGCTCAAGCCCGCCGCCCTCCAGGCCATCTACCGCGAGATCATGTCGGCCGCCATCTCGCTCGAGAAGCCGATGTGCGTCGCCTACCTCGGGCCCGAGGCGACCAACACCCACGCCGCCGCCCTCCGCAAGTTCGGTTCCAGCGTGGACTACCGGCCGATGGCGACCATCGCCGACATCTTCACCGCCGTCGAAAAGGGCGAGGCCGACTACGGCGTCGTGCCGGTGGAAAATTCCACCGAGGGCTCCGTGCGCGACTCGCTCGACCTCTTCGTCGAGACCCCCCTCAAGATCGTCGCCGAGCTGCACCAGGAAATTGAGCACACGCTCCTCTCGAACGAGCCGCTGGCGAAGATCAAGAAGGTCTATTCCAAGGACCAGGCTCTCGCCCAGTGCCGCCGCTGGCTGCAGCGCCATTTGCCGCATGCGCAGCTCGTGGACGTGGACAGCACGGCCTACGGCGTGCAGATCGCCGCCAAGGAGAAGGGCGCCGCCGCCATCGCCCCGCGTCTGGCGGGCGAGCGTTACGGCGTGCCGGTTGCCGCCACGCACATCCAGGATCTCAAGACCAACACCTCGCGCTTCGTCTTCCTCGGCCGCGAGGCCTCGGGCTCGGCCGGCAGCGGCCACGACAAGACGAGCCTGCTGGTGTCGCTGCACCACGAGCCCGGCGCACTGCTGCACGCGCTCGCGCCCTTCAACCGCCGCAAGCTCAACCTCACGCGCATCGAGTCGCGTCCGAGCAAGCTGAAGCCGTGGGACTACATCTTCTTCCTCGACGTCACCGGCCACTACGACGACCCGGCGATGCAGGCGGCCCTCAAGGAGCTCAGCAAGAAGTGCCCGCTGGTGAAGTGGCTGGGGAGCTATCCCGTGGCGCGGAAGTGA
- a CDS encoding 3-deoxy-D-arabino-heptulosonate 7-phosphate synthase: protein MILPKNNRLTEPEVDQLRAIVGEFGCRIQPIVGDVRTIYAIVGDERHELMINRLEGLEFVDRVDTIQSPHKLMDIKSDLARHRVKVGGVTLGQDLLIMAGHCTIDPKNPNLFYETAAAVKEAGAHAIRGGVWKPRTNPYAFQGDNKSLDILMEGSRRTGLPVDTEVMDEEQLKLALAAGVQVLQIGARNALNYSLLRQVGAAIAGKPVAVLLKRGMHTGTLNEFISAAEYIVNFGNPNVILCPRGTQPGLDGYRNHPDESITPLLKERTWAPVVVDPSHSVGKAHYVPACALAAVAYGADGLCIEAHVEPSRGLGDDPKQAVTPAVLAGLIKDAKALHAARRSPRTATL from the coding sequence ATGATCCTCCCGAAGAACAACCGCCTCACTGAACCCGAAGTCGATCAGCTCCGCGCCATCGTCGGTGAGTTCGGCTGCCGCATCCAGCCCATCGTCGGCGATGTGCGCACCATCTACGCCATCGTCGGCGACGAGCGGCACGAGCTGATGATCAACCGGCTTGAGGGCCTCGAGTTCGTGGACCGAGTGGACACGATCCAGTCGCCGCACAAGCTGATGGACATCAAGTCCGACCTGGCGCGGCACCGGGTGAAGGTCGGAGGCGTCACGCTCGGCCAGGATCTGCTCATCATGGCGGGTCACTGCACGATCGACCCGAAGAACCCCAACCTCTTCTACGAGACTGCCGCGGCCGTGAAGGAGGCCGGTGCGCACGCCATCCGCGGTGGCGTGTGGAAGCCCCGCACCAACCCCTACGCCTTCCAGGGTGACAACAAGTCGCTCGACATCCTCATGGAGGGCTCGCGCCGCACCGGCCTGCCGGTGGACACCGAGGTGATGGACGAGGAGCAGTTGAAGCTCGCCCTCGCCGCCGGCGTGCAGGTGCTGCAGATCGGCGCCCGCAACGCCCTCAACTATTCGCTCCTCCGCCAGGTCGGCGCCGCCATCGCGGGCAAACCCGTCGCCGTCCTCCTGAAGCGCGGCATGCACACCGGCACGCTCAACGAGTTCATCTCCGCCGCCGAATACATCGTCAATTTCGGCAACCCCAACGTCATCCTTTGCCCGCGCGGCACGCAGCCCGGCCTCGATGGCTACCGCAACCACCCCGACGAATCCATCACGCCGCTGCTCAAGGAGCGCACCTGGGCGCCCGTCGTCGTCGATCCCTCGCACTCGGTCGGCAAGGCCCACTATGTGCCGGCCTGTGCGCTCGCGGCCGTGGCCTATGGCGCCGACGGCCTCTGCATCGAGGCCCATGTCGAGCCGTCCCGCGGGCTCGGCGACGACCCGAAGCAGGCCGTCACGCCCGCCGTGCTTGCGGGGTTGATTAAGGACGCCAAGGCGCTCCATGCTGCCCGCCGCTCCCCACGCACCGCCACCCTGTAG
- a CDS encoding NAD(P)/FAD-dependent oxidoreductase produces MNTPIWDDRDWRPLPKLTGPQRADVCVIGLGASGLAAVEELVSQDVAVVGLDAFSVGAGAAGRNGGFVLAGLAKFFNETVAQFGEEAARTLYRLTAGEIERQAEDMPAIVRVTGSLRIAADADEKADCAKHLAALRYCGFAAEPYAGPEGEGLLLPTDGVIQPLHRVRAVAQRLRQREVRLYEDSAVRKIVPGSVVTDKGTVYCDSVIVAVDGRLEQVLPELAGRVRTARLQMLATAPAPEADFPRPVYYRQGYEYWQQLPDRSIALGGFRDHALGEEWTADDFPTERIQALQEKFLRQHLKVRAPITHRWAASVGYTPDGLPILEEVRPKIWAVGGYNGTGNIVGVLGARAAARLACGQTSAWAGALAKAREHARRAGREF; encoded by the coding sequence ATGAACACGCCGATCTGGGATGACCGCGACTGGCGCCCCTTGCCGAAGCTCACCGGCCCGCAGCGCGCCGATGTCTGCGTGATTGGCCTGGGGGCCTCGGGTCTGGCGGCGGTGGAGGAGCTGGTGTCCCAGGACGTGGCGGTGGTCGGGCTCGATGCGTTTTCGGTGGGCGCGGGCGCGGCGGGACGCAACGGCGGCTTCGTGCTCGCGGGGCTGGCGAAGTTTTTCAACGAGACGGTGGCGCAGTTTGGCGAGGAGGCCGCGCGCACCCTCTACCGCCTGACGGCCGGGGAAATCGAACGGCAGGCCGAAGACATGCCCGCCATCGTGCGCGTGACCGGTTCTCTGCGCATCGCCGCGGATGCGGACGAAAAGGCCGACTGCGCCAAGCACCTCGCGGCGCTGCGCTACTGCGGTTTCGCCGCCGAGCCCTACGCCGGACCCGAGGGCGAGGGGCTGCTGCTCCCCACGGATGGCGTCATCCAACCGCTGCACCGGGTGCGCGCCGTGGCGCAGCGCCTGCGCCAGCGCGAGGTGCGGCTTTACGAGGATTCTGCCGTGCGGAAAATCGTGCCGGGCTCCGTCGTGACCGACAAGGGCACGGTCTATTGCGATTCGGTGATCGTGGCGGTGGACGGCCGGTTGGAACAGGTGCTGCCCGAACTGGCCGGCCGGGTGCGCACGGCACGCCTGCAGATGCTCGCGACCGCCCCGGCGCCGGAGGCGGACTTTCCGCGGCCGGTTTACTACCGGCAGGGTTATGAATACTGGCAGCAGCTGCCCGACCGGAGCATCGCGTTGGGCGGGTTCCGCGATCACGCGCTGGGCGAGGAATGGACGGCGGACGATTTTCCCACCGAGCGCATCCAGGCCTTGCAGGAGAAGTTTCTCCGCCAACACCTCAAAGTCCGCGCCCCGATCACGCATCGGTGGGCCGCCTCGGTCGGCTATACGCCCGACGGTTTGCCGATCCTGGAAGAAGTCCGCCCGAAGATCTGGGCCGTGGGCGGCTACAACGGCACGGGCAACATCGTCGGTGTGCTCGGCGCTCGCGCGGCAGCGCGGCTGGCCTGCGGGCAGACTTCGGCCTGGGCCGGAGCGCTGGCGAAAGCCCGCGAGCATGCGCGGCGGGCGGGGCGTGAATTTTAG
- a CDS encoding DUF481 domain-containing protein, with protein sequence MTAFPFARIASLILLLTAAIAGRAEVWTLANGDRLTGTVISEDSVFIEVQHPQLGRLKVPRSALKADPATKPEGVADKPVAKTEASTAVKPTVPKWKRQVEVGFSQQSGAKEKQDLSARFQIDGKEGKNTFRGTAKLLETEADSKTVTDRREADFRWRYDINKRLFAQALTTYAEDGVRKIDLSLEQQVGGGYRVVDGKRHKANVGLGAVLQYLDREEAKPETALLGSFFQDYAYELNSRVKLTQESSLMISDKGALGVRSTVANAPAEGSYRVKFNSGLQSKVTDKMSLNLRFEYDYDRSVIDANLRADQRLTTSLGYIW encoded by the coding sequence ATGACCGCTTTTCCCTTCGCCCGAATCGCCTCCCTGATCCTCCTTCTGACGGCAGCAATCGCCGGGCGGGCCGAGGTTTGGACGCTGGCCAACGGCGACCGGCTGACCGGCACGGTGATCAGCGAGGACAGTGTGTTTATCGAGGTGCAGCATCCGCAGCTCGGCCGGCTGAAAGTGCCGCGTTCGGCGTTGAAGGCTGATCCCGCCACGAAGCCGGAAGGCGTGGCGGACAAACCCGTGGCCAAGACCGAGGCTTCGACCGCCGTGAAACCGACCGTGCCCAAGTGGAAGCGGCAGGTCGAGGTGGGGTTCTCCCAGCAGTCCGGCGCCAAGGAGAAGCAGGACTTGTCGGCCCGCTTCCAGATCGACGGCAAGGAGGGCAAGAACACGTTCCGTGGCACGGCCAAGCTGCTGGAGACCGAGGCCGACAGCAAGACGGTGACCGACCGCCGCGAGGCCGATTTTCGCTGGCGCTATGACATCAACAAGCGGCTCTTCGCCCAGGCACTGACCACTTATGCCGAGGACGGCGTGCGCAAGATCGACCTCAGCCTGGAGCAACAGGTGGGCGGCGGTTACCGGGTGGTGGACGGCAAGCGGCACAAGGCCAACGTCGGCCTGGGCGCGGTGTTGCAGTATCTCGACCGGGAGGAGGCCAAACCCGAAACGGCGCTGCTGGGCTCTTTCTTCCAGGATTACGCCTACGAACTCAACAGCCGGGTCAAGCTCACCCAGGAGTCGAGTTTGATGATCTCCGACAAAGGGGCGCTCGGCGTGCGCAGCACGGTGGCGAACGCGCCCGCCGAGGGCAGCTACCGCGTTAAGTTCAACAGCGGGCTGCAGAGCAAGGTTACCGACAAGATGTCGCTCAACCTGCGCTTTGAATACGACTATGACCGTTCGGTCATTGATGCCAACCTCCGCGCCGACCAGCGCCTGACGACCTCGCTCGGTTACATCTGGTGA
- a CDS encoding class I SAM-dependent methyltransferase, protein MKPLYDFSQLAVDRTLAPRDGMLAKDADAVLTEQYFDLGRRALELIHFSAELCDKPHYPNILDLPCGHGRVLRWLRAHYHYANITACDLERDGVDFCAQQFGAKPVYSEVDLHRLPFQNQFDLIWVGSLVTHLRHDRWLATLDCLVKWTKECGVIVFTTQGRTVSSLLARGRRNVAENIDKPALLEEFARTGFAYQRYFESNAEEDYGLALSSPEWVMRTLQRYPDVIMRAYLEEAWGMQDVVMLYKKAGHYEPILGVPEMNAQAEPGPAKPAAKSGGLLGKLFGK, encoded by the coding sequence ATGAAACCCCTCTACGATTTTTCGCAACTCGCCGTGGACCGCACCCTCGCCCCGCGCGACGGCATGCTGGCCAAGGACGCCGACGCCGTGCTGACCGAGCAGTATTTCGACCTCGGGCGCCGGGCACTGGAGCTGATCCACTTCTCCGCCGAACTCTGCGACAAGCCCCATTACCCCAACATCCTCGACCTGCCCTGCGGCCACGGGCGCGTGCTGCGCTGGCTGCGGGCGCACTACCATTACGCCAACATCACCGCCTGCGATCTCGAGCGCGACGGCGTGGATTTCTGCGCGCAACAGTTCGGCGCCAAGCCGGTTTACTCCGAGGTGGATCTGCACCGCCTGCCTTTCCAGAACCAGTTCGACCTGATCTGGGTCGGCTCGCTCGTCACCCACCTGCGTCACGACCGCTGGCTGGCCACGCTGGACTGCCTCGTGAAGTGGACCAAGGAGTGCGGCGTCATCGTCTTCACCACCCAGGGCCGCACCGTCTCCAGCCTGCTGGCCCGCGGCCGGCGCAACGTCGCCGAAAACATCGACAAGCCCGCCCTGCTCGAGGAGTTCGCCCGCACCGGCTTTGCCTACCAGCGCTACTTCGAGAGCAACGCCGAGGAGGACTACGGCCTCGCCCTCTCCTCGCCCGAGTGGGTCATGCGCACCCTGCAACGCTACCCCGATGTCATCATGCGCGCCTACCTCGAGGAAGCCTGGGGCATGCAGGACGTCGTCATGCTCTACAAGAAGGCCGGCCACTACGAACCGATCCTCGGCGTGCCGGAGATGAATGCGCAGGCCGAGCCCGGGCCAGCCAAGCCCGCCGCCAAATCCGGCGGCCTGCTCGGCAAGCTGTTCGGCAAGTAA